TGGCCCGCCGCTTCTACCTCGAGGGCAAGTCCAAGATCCAGATCGCGGAGGAGTTCGGCGTCAGCCGCTTCAAGGTGGCCCGGGTCCTGGAGACGGCTCTCGAACGGGATCTCGTACGCATCGAGATCCGTGTCCCGGCCGAGCTGGACGCCGAGCGCTCCGACGCGCTCCGCGCCCGCTACGGCCTGAGGCACGCCGTCGTGGTCGAGTCCCCGGCCGAGGCCGAGGAGACGCCCGACCCCGAGAACCTCGGCGAGGTGGCCGCCGATCTGCTCGGCGAGCTCGTCAACGAGGGGGACGTGCTCGGACTGGCCTGGGGCCGGTCCACGATCCACATGGCGGCGGCGCTCGACCGGCTGCCGCCGTGCACGGTGGTGCAGCTGACGGGCGTGTACGACGCCGGGACCTCGGAGCGCGGCTCGGTCGAGGCCGTTCGCCGCGCCGCGCAGGTGTCGGGCGGAGACGCCCACCCCATCTACGCGCCCATGCTGCTGCCGGACGCGGCCACGGCGGCCGCGCTGCGCAACCAGACCGGGATCGCCCGGGCCTTCGAGTACTTCGACAAGGTCACGGTCGCCTGTGTCTCCATCGGCTCCTGGGAGCCGGGCATCTCGACCGTGCACGACATGCTCAGCGACGAGGAGCGGGCGCACTACGCCTCGCTCGGCGTCGCCGCCGAGATGGCCGCGCACCTCTTCGACGCCGAGGGGCGCCGGATCGGGCGGGACCTGGGTGAGCGGTGCATCACGGTCAAGGCCGACCAGCTGCGCCGTATCCCGGAGGTCGTGGCGATCGCCGGCGGTCAGCGCAAGGCGGCCGCGATCGACGCGGTGCTGCGGTCCGGCCTGGTCACCAGCCTGGTCACGGACACCTCCGCCGCGGACTACCTGATGACGGCGGGGCCCACGCCGAAGCCCACGCTCGGCCGGGCGGACCCGGACGGGCACTGACGGGACCCCGACGGTCGCTGCGGCACGCGAGCGGAGCCCGGCGGCCGGGGGTGCATCGTGGTGGTCGCGGCGGGCCCGGAGTGACCGCTTGAGCCGCTCCGCCCAGGTTCTGAGGCGGCCCAGGGCGGGGCGGGGCCGTCGGCCCTTCGTCGGCCTTCGGCTCGCCCGCTCGAGGTGACGCGGCGAGACGAGCCCCGGTGCGTCGGGGCGCGGCGCAGCGGATCGTCGGCGTGACGGGGCACGGCCGGCGCGTCAGGGCATGGCGCGCCGGGTCCTGCCGTCGTCCGAGCGGGACGGCCGTGGCAGCATCGTCGGCATGTTGCCGCGGTTCGTCGCCCACATGCCGAGACGGGTCCCCCACATGCCGGGACGGCTCCTGACCTCGGCCCACCCACCCAGGCGGTCCTCGGCCTCGGCCCACGCACCAGGACGCCCGCTGATGCCGCCCCCCATCCCCAGACGGCCGCGCAATCCGGTCCGCCTGCTCGCGGGGGTGCTGGCCGTCGTCCTCGCCGTTCTGCTCGCGGGATGCTCGTCCGGTTCGGGCTCGGGGTCCGGCTCCGGCGTCGGGGCGAGCGCGTCCGTGCCGGCGTGGGCGCACGGCATGGGCACGGTCAGGCAGGCCCAGTTGCCGGCCGAGGCCCGCAGGACGCTCGGCCTCATCGACAAGGGCGGGCCCTTTCCGTACGCCAAGGACGGCGTCGTATTCGGGAATTTCGAGGGCCGGCTGCCGAGGCACCAGCGCGGCTACTACCGCGAGTACACCGTCAGGACACCCGGCTCGCGCGATCGCGGGGCCCGGCGCATTGTCACCGGCCAGGGCGGGGAGATCTACTACACCGATGATCACTACAACTCGTTCCGGGCGGTACTGAGATGAGCGAAGACCTGACAGGGCGGCTCGTCGTCACCCTGGACCTCGACGGTGTCACCGACAAGGCCGGCCTGATGGACCGCGCCGCCCGGGCCCTGGCGCTGCCCGACTGGTTCGGCCGCAACTGGGACGCGCTGGCCGACTCCCTCGGCGACCACACCGTCTGGCCCGAGGGCGCCGTCGAACAGGGGCTGCTGATCGTCGTCCGGGGCTGGCAGCCGTACGCCGAGGCGCGTCCGGGCGAGTGGCGGACGGCGCAGGAGGTGTTCGCCGAGGCCGTGGACCGGACGCCCGCGCTCACCGTCGTGCTGGCCCTGGGCGGCGCGCGCCTTGGAGGATCCTCCTAGGTGATCGGCGCGCACCCTGGATGTTCCGTCGGGGCGTGACAGCGGCCCCGACATGGGACAATGAAGTACGTGCTCTTTCCCCCGGCACACCTGTCGGGGGGTCACCTCTGATCGACTGGGATGTGCAGCACGTGCGTTTCCTCAATGACATCCAGCCCGCGTACGACCTGACGTACGACGACGTGTTCATGGTGCCGAGCCGCTCCGCGGTCGGCTCGCGTCAGGGCGTGGACCTCGCCTCGCCGGACGGCACGGGCACCACCATCCCGCTCGTCGTCGCCAACATGACCGCCATCGCCGGCCGCCGCATGGCCGAGACGGTCGCCCGCCGCGGCGGCCTGGTGGTCATCCCGCAGGACATCCCGATCGACGTCGTCACCGACGTCGTCTCCTGGGTGAAGAGCCGCCACCTGGTGCTCGACACGCCGATCGTGCTGGCCCCGCACCAGACCGTCGCCGACGCCTTGGCGCTGCTGCCCAAGCGTGCTCACAACGCCGGTGTGGTCGTGGACGAGGAGCACCGGCCCGTCGGCGTCGTCACCGACGCGGACCTCACCGGCGTCGACCGTTTCACCCAGCTCGAAGTGGTGATGTCCAAGGACCTGCTGCTCCTCGACGCGGACATCGACCCCCGCGAGGCCTTCAACACCCTGGACCACCACAACCGCCGCTATGCCCCGGCCGTCGACAAGGACGGCAGGCTGGCCGGCATCCTCACCCGCAAGGGCGCCCTGCGGGCCACGCTGTACACCCCGGCCGTGGACGCGAACGGCAAGCTGCGCATCGCCGCCGCCGTCGGCATCAACGGCGATGTCGCGGGCAAGGCCAAGCAGTTGCTCGACGCGGGCGTGGACACGCTCGTCATCGACACCGCGCACGGCCACCAGGAGTCGATGATCACCGCGATCAAGCTGGTGCGCGCGCTCGACCCGCAGGTGCCGATCGCCGCGGGCAACATCGTCTCCGCCGAGGGCGTCAAGGACCTGATCGACGCCGGTGCGGACATCATCAAGGTCGGTGTCGGCCCCGGCGCCATGTGCACCACCCGCATGATGACCGGCGTGGGCCGGCCGCAGTTCTCCGCGGTGCTGGAGTGCGCCGCCGAGGCGAAGAAGTACGGCAAGCACGTGTGGGCCGACGGCGGTGTCCGGCACCCGCGCGACGTGGCCATGGCCCTCGCGGCCGGCGCGTCGAACGTGATGGTCGGCTCCTGGTTCTCGGGCACCTACGAGTCCCCGGGCGACCTCCAGCACGACGCCAACGGCCGCGCGTACAAGGAGTCCTTCGGCATGGCCTCGGCCCGCGCGGTGCGCAACCGTACGTCGGAGGAGTCGGCGTACGACCGTGCCCGCAAGGCGCTGTTCGAGGAGGGCATCTCCACCTCCCGCATGTTCCTCGACCCGGCCCGCCCCGGCGTCGAGGACCTGATCGACTCGATCATCGCGGGCGTCCGCTCCTCCTGCACCTACGCCGGTGCCGGCTCCCTGGAGGAGTTCGCCGAGAAGGCCATCGTCGGCATCCAGAGCGCGGCCGGTTACGCCGAGGGCAAGCCGCTGCACGCCAGCTGGAGCTGACCGGCGAAACGGCGTCCCGCACGGCCCCCGTCTTCCCACGCCCGGGAAGACGGGGGCCGTCGGCGTATCCGGAGCCCTCGCCTTCATTTGTGGGAGCCGATGGGGCCCTGAGGCTGCGGTGCAATGGTCGACAGCCCGCGCGCAACGATTTGTCATTCCGGTCCGATGAACGCAATGATCATCCGGGGACGTGCAAGGTTGCTGCATTACGCCCGTGAAGGCCTGCCTCATAGGGTGCTCGTCTGTACGTGGCGTGGCGGGGACTCCGCTCGGTGGGTTCCTGCTCTCGCAGGGCTGCCATCGGTCCCCGTCCGCAATGACCGGCAGGATGAAGGAGCCAGCGCGTGCTCGATCAAGGCGCACCCCCGCACGACCGCACAGCGACCACCCCCGCATCCCCGGGCGTCGCCGCGCGCCTCATGCGGAAGAAGCCCGTGGAACGCCTGGTCGCGGAGGGCGGCCAGGGTGAGGGAGGCTCGCTCAGGCGCTCCCTCGGGCTGTGGCAGCTGACCATGATCAGCATCGGTGCCACCCTGGGCACCGGTATCTTCGTCGTCCTCGGCGAGGCCGTCCCCAAGGCGGGCCCGGCCGTCACCCTGTCCTTCGTGATCGCCGGTCTCACCGCGCTGTTCTCGGCCCTGTCCTACGCCGAGCTGGCGGGCACCATCCCGGTCTCCGGCTCCTCGTACTCGTACGCATACGCAACCATGGGCGAACTGATCGCCTGGGTCTGCGGCTGGTGTCTGCTACTGGAGTACGGCGTCTCGGTGGCCGCCGTGGCCGTCGGCTGGGGCGAGTACCTGAACGAGCTGCTGGACGGCACCATAGGCGTCACCATCCCGACCGCCCTGTCCGCTCCGCCCGGCGACGGCGGCATCTTCAACCTGCCCGCCCTGATCGTCGTGGTCCTCGCGATGGTGTTCCTGCTCGGCGGCGCCAAGGAGTCCGCGCGGGCCAACACCATCATGGTGTGCGTGAAGATCGGCGCGCTGATCCTGTTCTGCGCGATCGGCTTCGCGGGCTTCAAGTCCGGCAACTACGCGCATTTCATGCCGCTCGGCATGGCGGGCGTCAGCGGTGCCGCCGGCACGCTGTTCTTCTCGTACATCGGCTTCGACGCCGCCTCCACCGCCGGTGAGGAGGCGAAGAACGCCCAGCGCGACCTGCCCCGCGCGATCATGCTGTCCCTGGTCATCGTGACCGCCCTGTACGTGCTGGTCGCGGCCGTCGCCGTGGGTGCCAAGCCGTGGCGGACCTTCAACGGCTCCGAGGCCGCGCTCACCGAGATCATGAAGAACGTCACCGGGCAGAGCTTCTGGGGCACCCTGCTGGCCGCCTGTGCCGTCATCGCCATCGCGAGCGTCGTCCTGACCGTGGTCTACGGCCAGACCCGCATCCTGTTCGCCATGTCCCGTGACGGCCTGGTGCCCAAGATCTTCTCCAAGGTCCACCCGAAGACCGGCGCGCCCCGCGCCAACACGGTGATCGTCTCCGTGTTCTGCGGTGTCCTCGCCGCCGCGATCCCGCTGGGTCAGCTGGCGGACGCCACCAGCATCGGCACGCTGTTCGCCTTCGCGCTGGTCAACATCGCGGTCGTGGTGCTGCGCCGGACGCGCCCGACCATGCGGCGCACCTTCCGGGTCCCGCTGTCGCCGGTGCTGCCCGCGCTGGGCTTCGGCTTCTGTGTGTGGATGATGGGCAGCCTGTCGACCGTCACCTGGATCGTGTTCGGTGTCTGGATGGCCGTCGGGCTCGTGTTCTACTTCGTATACGGCTATCGCCGTTCCCGTCTCGCGACCGGTGAGAACCTCGCGGTGACGGCAGAGAAGTGACCGAACCGAAGAAGTGAACCACCCCCTGTGCTGAACGATCTCGACGAACGTATCGTGCACGCCCTCGCCGAGGACGCCCGCCGCTCCTACGCGGACATCGGGCAGATGGTCGGCCTGTCCGCGCCGGCGGTGAAGCGGCGCGTGGACCGGCTGCGGGCTACCGGAGCGATCACCGGGTTCACCGTCCGGGTGGACCCGGCGGCGCTCGGCTGGGAGACCGAGGGGTTCGTCGAGATCTACTGCCGGCGCAACACCTCGCCGGACACCATTCAGCGGGGGCTGGAGCGCTATCAGGAGGTCGTGGCCGCGTCCACCGTCACCGGGGACGCGGACGCGATCGCGCAGGTCTTCGCATCCGACATGCGGCACTTCGAGCGGGTGCTGGAGCGGATCGCCGGGGAGCCGTTCGTGGAGCGGACCAAGTCGGTTCTGGTGCTGTCACCGCTGCTGCGCCGCTTCTCCTCCGGCGCGCCGGGCTAGAGCTCACGAGGCGCGCGGGGACCTGCGCGACCGGCCACGGACAAGCCGCGCCCGGCGCACGACCATGCGCCCCGCGTCCTATTCCGCTGTCTTTCGCGCCAGCGCGTTGTTCCCGATCGAATTGCGCACGCTGAAGCTCACGGCGTCCGGACGGTACCGGTCGTCCGACCACTCCACCGGGCGCCCCTCCCGGGTCGTCGTGACCCGCCGCACCCGCAGCAGCGGACTCGTACGGCGAACCCCCAGCAACTCGGCGTCCTGCGCGCCGCAGGCGACCGCGTCGATGATGTGCTCTCCGTACGCGAAGACCAGGCCGGTGTCGTCGTACAGCCGCTGCGTGACCGAGGGGCACTCCGGCTCGATCGACTCCACCGCCGGGGAGATCCAGTCGGCGTACACGGTCCGTTCCAGCAGTACCGGCTCGCCGTCCAGGCCACGCAGCCGAAGCACGTGCAACACCTGGGTGCCGATGGGGAGTTGGAGGCGCACGGCGTCCTCGTGGGTGGCCGGGCGGTACTCCTGCGTCACGACGTGGCCGGTGGCCTCGCGGCCCATCGCGCGGGCCCACTGGGCGAAGCTGCGCAGTTCCTCGAAGCTCTGGCTGCGGCGGCTGGCGAGGACGACGCGGCGGGCGCCCTGACGGGAGCCGATCAGGCCTTCGGAGGTGAGGGTCGCGACGGCCTGGCGGACCGTGCCGCGTGAGACGCCGTAGTGCGTCGCGAGTTCCGACTCCGAGGGCAAGCGGCTGCCGACGGTGTACTCCTCGCGGTCGATCGCGCGCCGCAGCTCGTCGGCGATCTCCTCGTGTCGCGCCGTCATGCTTCCCCTCTGCTCGGGTCACTGTGCACAGCGTGACCAGCCTAATCGAGACCTGAGCGTGATCTGAAACGGTCTGGATTGTGCAGCCAACCAGGGCCCAAAGTTTCGCTCCCGTTTACAGACAGGACACCGCGAGCGGGCGTACTGTGACGCAACTTGTTCAGACAAGTTCTCCGCAACCCTCATGCGTCCCC
Above is a genomic segment from Streptomyces fodineus containing:
- a CDS encoding sugar-binding transcriptional regulator codes for the protein MNSSEEIAVSGMSAGRSAMRMGPAELVQAAAMARRFYLEGKSKIQIAEEFGVSRFKVARVLETALERDLVRIEIRVPAELDAERSDALRARYGLRHAVVVESPAEAEETPDPENLGEVAADLLGELVNEGDVLGLAWGRSTIHMAAALDRLPPCTVVQLTGVYDAGTSERGSVEAVRRAAQVSGGDAHPIYAPMLLPDAATAAALRNQTGIARAFEYFDKVTVACVSIGSWEPGISTVHDMLSDEERAHYASLGVAAEMAAHLFDAEGRRIGRDLGERCITVKADQLRRIPEVVAIAGGQRKAAAIDAVLRSGLVTSLVTDTSAADYLMTAGPTPKPTLGRADPDGH
- a CDS encoding ribonuclease domain-containing protein, which encodes MPPPIPRRPRNPVRLLAGVLAVVLAVLLAGCSSGSGSGSGSGVGASASVPAWAHGMGTVRQAQLPAEARRTLGLIDKGGPFPYAKDGVVFGNFEGRLPRHQRGYYREYTVRTPGSRDRGARRIVTGQGGEIYYTDDHYNSFRAVLR
- a CDS encoding barstar family protein; the protein is MSEDLTGRLVVTLDLDGVTDKAGLMDRAARALALPDWFGRNWDALADSLGDHTVWPEGAVEQGLLIVVRGWQPYAEARPGEWRTAQEVFAEAVDRTPALTVVLALGGARLGGSS
- a CDS encoding GuaB1 family IMP dehydrogenase-related protein; this encodes MRFLNDIQPAYDLTYDDVFMVPSRSAVGSRQGVDLASPDGTGTTIPLVVANMTAIAGRRMAETVARRGGLVVIPQDIPIDVVTDVVSWVKSRHLVLDTPIVLAPHQTVADALALLPKRAHNAGVVVDEEHRPVGVVTDADLTGVDRFTQLEVVMSKDLLLLDADIDPREAFNTLDHHNRRYAPAVDKDGRLAGILTRKGALRATLYTPAVDANGKLRIAAAVGINGDVAGKAKQLLDAGVDTLVIDTAHGHQESMITAIKLVRALDPQVPIAAGNIVSAEGVKDLIDAGADIIKVGVGPGAMCTTRMMTGVGRPQFSAVLECAAEAKKYGKHVWADGGVRHPRDVAMALAAGASNVMVGSWFSGTYESPGDLQHDANGRAYKESFGMASARAVRNRTSEESAYDRARKALFEEGISTSRMFLDPARPGVEDLIDSIIAGVRSSCTYAGAGSLEEFAEKAIVGIQSAAGYAEGKPLHASWS
- a CDS encoding amino acid permease translates to MLDQGAPPHDRTATTPASPGVAARLMRKKPVERLVAEGGQGEGGSLRRSLGLWQLTMISIGATLGTGIFVVLGEAVPKAGPAVTLSFVIAGLTALFSALSYAELAGTIPVSGSSYSYAYATMGELIAWVCGWCLLLEYGVSVAAVAVGWGEYLNELLDGTIGVTIPTALSAPPGDGGIFNLPALIVVVLAMVFLLGGAKESARANTIMVCVKIGALILFCAIGFAGFKSGNYAHFMPLGMAGVSGAAGTLFFSYIGFDAASTAGEEAKNAQRDLPRAIMLSLVIVTALYVLVAAVAVGAKPWRTFNGSEAALTEIMKNVTGQSFWGTLLAACAVIAIASVVLTVVYGQTRILFAMSRDGLVPKIFSKVHPKTGAPRANTVIVSVFCGVLAAAIPLGQLADATSIGTLFAFALVNIAVVVLRRTRPTMRRTFRVPLSPVLPALGFGFCVWMMGSLSTVTWIVFGVWMAVGLVFYFVYGYRRSRLATGENLAVTAEK
- a CDS encoding Lrp/AsnC family transcriptional regulator, with the translated sequence MLNDLDERIVHALAEDARRSYADIGQMVGLSAPAVKRRVDRLRATGAITGFTVRVDPAALGWETEGFVEIYCRRNTSPDTIQRGLERYQEVVAASTVTGDADAIAQVFASDMRHFERVLERIAGEPFVERTKSVLVLSPLLRRFSSGAPG
- a CDS encoding GntR family transcriptional regulator; the encoded protein is MTARHEEIADELRRAIDREEYTVGSRLPSESELATHYGVSRGTVRQAVATLTSEGLIGSRQGARRVVLASRRSQSFEELRSFAQWARAMGREATGHVVTQEYRPATHEDAVRLQLPIGTQVLHVLRLRGLDGEPVLLERTVYADWISPAVESIEPECPSVTQRLYDDTGLVFAYGEHIIDAVACGAQDAELLGVRRTSPLLRVRRVTTTREGRPVEWSDDRYRPDAVSFSVRNSIGNNALARKTAE